A window from Leptothermofonsia sichuanensis E412 encodes these proteins:
- a CDS encoding 2-hydroxy-3-oxopropionate reductase translates to MQQIGFIGLGIMGKPMARNLLKTGFPLVVYNRRRSPVEELAEEGASIAKSPREVAQQSEVIITCVSDSPDVEAIVLGNDGIIEGAKPGTLYIDMSTIAPATARKVYRALQARGVDALDAPISGGDIGAQQGTLSIMVGGDESAFQRALPILEVMGKNIVYIGAAGAGQVTKACNQIVVSLTLQAVAEALTFARKSGVDGAKVREALLGGFAQSRILEVHGQRMLEGHFQPGFKLNLHRKDMNIVLQTGREIGLPLLGTAQVTNLMDALLAQGKGELDNSALITVYEMLANL, encoded by the coding sequence ATGCAACAGATTGGCTTCATTGGACTTGGCATTATGGGCAAGCCAATGGCACGAAACCTGCTCAAAACTGGCTTTCCCCTGGTTGTCTATAACCGCCGCCGATCGCCTGTGGAGGAACTGGCAGAAGAGGGGGCATCGATAGCCAAGTCACCCAGGGAAGTAGCCCAGCAATCGGAGGTGATAATCACCTGTGTCTCTGACTCGCCTGATGTGGAAGCCATTGTGTTGGGGAATGATGGCATTATTGAAGGGGCAAAGCCAGGAACACTTTATATTGATATGTCTACCATTGCCCCTGCGACTGCCCGTAAGGTTTACCGGGCATTGCAAGCCAGAGGGGTAGATGCCCTGGATGCCCCCATCTCCGGGGGAGACATTGGGGCACAGCAGGGAACCTTATCCATCATGGTGGGTGGAGATGAATCTGCCTTTCAAAGGGCATTGCCTATCCTTGAGGTGATGGGAAAAAACATTGTCTACATTGGGGCAGCGGGAGCAGGACAGGTAACCAAAGCCTGCAATCAAATTGTTGTTTCCCTGACGCTTCAGGCCGTGGCAGAAGCCTTGACCTTTGCCCGGAAATCAGGGGTGGATGGGGCAAAGGTGAGGGAAGCATTGCTGGGTGGATTTGCCCAGAGCCGGATTCTGGAAGTCCACGGTCAACGAATGCTGGAGGGGCACTTTCAACCTGGATTTAAGCTCAATTTGCACCGGAAGGATATGAATATTGTTCTGCAAACAGGGCGAGAGATTGGTCTGCCACTGTTGGGCACAGCCCAGGTGACTAACCTGATGGATGCATTGCTGGCTCAGGGGAAAGGAGAGCTGGACAACTCAGCGTTGATTACGGTGTATGAAATGTTGGCAAATCTGTAG